A genomic window from Levilactobacillus yonginensis includes:
- a CDS encoding methylated-DNA--[protein]-cysteine S-methyltransferase, with amino-acid sequence MLQKRLTTPLGPVTAMSDGLALTGLWFTDQKYYGSTMPRLTVVSDRPVFDRVQTWLNAYFAGEQPTIDFPVKPQGTPFRQTIWSLLQEIPYGKVCTYGELASLAAEQVGHFVGGQAVGGAVGHNPISIVIPCHRVVAGNGDLTGYAGGLTRKVALLQLEGQLTDAADRVTFTKN; translated from the coding sequence ATGCTACAAAAACGTCTAACCACACCACTAGGTCCGGTCACGGCAATGTCCGATGGCCTCGCTTTGACGGGACTGTGGTTTACCGATCAGAAATACTACGGTAGCACGATGCCGAGATTAACGGTAGTCAGCGACCGGCCGGTGTTTGATCGGGTTCAAACGTGGCTAAATGCCTACTTTGCTGGGGAACAACCGACTATTGATTTTCCAGTGAAACCACAAGGAACACCGTTTCGCCAAACGATTTGGTCATTGCTACAAGAAATTCCGTACGGAAAGGTCTGCACGTACGGGGAGTTAGCAAGCCTTGCGGCTGAACAGGTCGGCCATTTTGTAGGTGGTCAGGCGGTTGGTGGTGCAGTGGGACACAACCCAATTAGTATCGTGATTCCCTGTCATCGGGTGGTCGCAGGGAACGGGGATCTGACCGGTTATGCCGGTGGATTGACCCGTAAAGTGGCTTTGTTGCAGCTGGAAGGACAACTGACAGATGCGGCGGACCGGGTGACTTTCACAAAGAACTAG
- a CDS encoding NAD(P)/FAD-dependent oxidoreductase: MATILVLGGGYAGMRAIKFLQKEVPSQDKIILVDKTGTHTEKTNLHEVAAGTIAPDRITYEINDVIGSRVEFIQDTVTNVDVDQKQVALADHEAITYDYLVLALGFQSETFGLKGAAENALPMDDLETSEAVYRHIEDKIKGYAETKDENDLTIAVCGAGFTGIELLGELSQSLPKLQTRYNTPAIKVVCLEMGKTILPMFDKSLADYALNFMSKNNIEMKLGAAITEIKPGAVVYKDKDSEDDTEHEVAANTIVWTVGVSGSQVIADSGFEQRRNRVVVKDDLSLEGHPEVYIVGDVSAVMDPESGRPYPTTAQIALACGAQAAKNIGLSLRGHATRPFVYKSSGTVASLSDRDGIGEIFASKRKIHGYIASAMKKVITDRSLMESAHLSTTLAKGRFDLYH, from the coding sequence ATGGCAACGATTTTAGTTCTAGGTGGCGGATATGCTGGCATGCGTGCCATCAAGTTCCTGCAGAAAGAGGTTCCCAGTCAAGACAAGATTATTTTGGTTGATAAGACCGGAACGCATACAGAAAAGACCAATTTACATGAGGTGGCCGCAGGAACTATTGCGCCGGACCGGATTACGTACGAAATCAATGATGTTATTGGCAGTCGGGTCGAGTTTATTCAAGACACGGTCACGAACGTTGACGTTGATCAAAAGCAGGTAGCCTTGGCTGACCATGAAGCGATTACGTACGACTATTTAGTCTTAGCGTTAGGCTTCCAGTCCGAAACCTTTGGCTTGAAGGGTGCAGCTGAGAATGCTTTACCGATGGATGATTTGGAGACGTCAGAGGCGGTTTACCGCCACATTGAAGATAAGATCAAGGGTTACGCGGAGACCAAGGATGAGAATGATTTAACCATTGCCGTCTGTGGTGCCGGGTTTACTGGAATCGAGTTATTAGGTGAGCTGAGCCAATCCTTACCAAAGCTACAGACCCGTTACAACACACCCGCCATCAAGGTTGTGTGTTTAGAAATGGGAAAGACGATCCTGCCAATGTTTGATAAGTCATTAGCTGACTACGCTCTGAATTTCATGTCTAAGAACAACATTGAAATGAAGCTGGGCGCAGCTATTACTGAAATCAAGCCAGGTGCTGTGGTTTACAAAGACAAGGATAGTGAAGACGATACGGAACATGAAGTTGCTGCTAACACGATTGTCTGGACCGTTGGGGTCAGTGGCTCCCAAGTCATTGCTGACTCTGGCTTTGAACAACGTCGAAACCGGGTCGTTGTTAAGGATGACTTGAGCTTAGAAGGCCACCCAGAAGTCTACATTGTGGGCGACGTTTCCGCTGTAATGGATCCAGAAAGTGGCCGCCCATACCCAACTACCGCGCAAATTGCGTTGGCTTGTGGGGCTCAGGCTGCTAAAAATATCGGCTTATCGTTACGAGGACACGCAACTCGGCCGTTCGTTTATAAGTCTAGTGGGACCGTTGCCTCTCTGAGTGATCGGGATGGTATTGGTGAAATCTTTGCCAGCAAGCGTAAGATTCATGGTTACATTGCTTCAGCTATGAAGAAGGTTATCACGGATCGTTCGCTGATGGAAAGTGCTCACCTGAGTACTACGCTGGCTAAGGGGCGTTTCGACCTGTACCACTAA
- a CDS encoding SDR family oxidoreductase translates to MTTLIIGAHGHVGQHIVEQLAATGETVYGGIRKPEQAETITKLGGQARDVNLMGTVEDLLPAMKGVDTVIFSAGSGGSTGDDMTINIDLDGAIKSMIATEKAGIKRFIIVSAMGTDDRSFWDKSGIRPYYAAKYYADQWLRHRTALDYTIVRPGILTNDAPTGKITTNSAASDNKKISRTDVAATVVAIVQHPQSKQIIEMVNGNAPIADVIK, encoded by the coding sequence ATGACAACATTAATTATTGGTGCGCACGGTCACGTTGGCCAGCACATTGTGGAACAACTCGCAGCGACTGGTGAGACCGTCTACGGCGGCATTCGTAAACCAGAGCAGGCTGAAACCATTACCAAATTAGGTGGCCAAGCCCGCGATGTTAATCTGATGGGCACCGTTGAAGACCTACTGCCGGCCATGAAAGGCGTTGACACCGTGATTTTCTCCGCTGGTTCTGGTGGCAGTACTGGTGATGACATGACCATCAACATTGATCTGGACGGGGCCATCAAGTCAATGATTGCTACTGAAAAAGCCGGAATCAAGCGCTTTATCATCGTCAGTGCAATGGGCACCGACGACCGCTCCTTCTGGGATAAATCAGGTATTCGTCCTTATTATGCAGCCAAATACTACGCCGATCAGTGGTTACGTCATCGGACTGCCCTGGACTATACAATTGTCCGGCCAGGAATTTTAACCAATGACGCCCCCACCGGCAAAATCACGACCAATTCCGCTGCCAGTGACAACAAGAAAATTAGTCGGACAGACGTTGCGGCTACGGTGGTGGCTATCGTTCAACACCCACAATCAAAGCAAATTATCGAAATGGTTAACGGCAATGCCCCCATTGCTGACGTCATTAAGTAA
- a CDS encoding response regulator transcription factor, with translation MKNTILLVEDEEGLASYVAKELTFEDFDVLTATDGEAAWETYQQEKDKLLLVLLDWMLPKMDGMEVLRRIRKHDDLPVIMMTARDYLGDKVTGLDNGADDYITKPFEIEELLARIRVIQRRTAHQSGLDQTYHLGDLTLVTKTRQVDRAGETVQLTQREYDLLLFLMQHPSQVFTRDELLDNVWGVDFLGQQNVVDVYIGYLRNKIDVADAPNLFHTIRGVGYSLKEDDRDAH, from the coding sequence ATGAAGAATACAATTTTACTCGTTGAGGACGAAGAAGGCCTTGCCAGCTACGTTGCTAAAGAACTCACCTTCGAAGATTTTGACGTGCTGACCGCCACCGATGGTGAGGCCGCCTGGGAAACCTACCAGCAAGAAAAAGATAAATTGCTCTTAGTCCTCCTCGATTGGATGCTCCCTAAGATGGACGGGATGGAAGTCCTCCGCCGAATTCGCAAGCACGACGACCTGCCCGTCATTATGATGACGGCCCGCGACTATCTCGGTGATAAGGTTACGGGACTGGATAATGGGGCTGACGATTATATTACAAAACCATTTGAAATTGAAGAGCTACTCGCTCGGATTCGGGTGATTCAACGACGGACTGCCCACCAGAGTGGCCTAGATCAGACCTACCATCTCGGCGACCTCACCCTAGTCACTAAGACCCGCCAGGTCGACCGCGCTGGTGAAACCGTTCAACTGACCCAACGGGAATACGACCTACTTCTCTTCTTAATGCAACATCCGAGCCAGGTTTTCACTCGCGACGAACTACTCGACAATGTCTGGGGGGTCGACTTCTTGGGCCAACAAAACGTGGTCGACGTCTACATTGGTTACCTCAGAAATAAAATCGACGTAGCGGATGCTCCTAATTTGTTCCATACCATTCGGGGCGTTGGTTACAGTCTAAAGGAAGATGATCGTGATGCGCACTAA
- a CDS encoding sensor histidine kinase, protein MRTNSQPRTYEDIIRHSVTSLLMTIGLIIVLTVSVTLTVDQLLRAQDQAQQLSTSLQTTQVSNFEDWLMVNKGSGLNSHNTFVLVKNAKGETTSLLPHTAALAKANTWSVPFTHLVYIKGWGLYFSEMLKTRSQTYFLFIGMHVLVGNLHVLIAVLIIAIGLSLLIGLLYVRRLAKRLSAPTIALANAAQQAAATPELTQPELPQPQEPVEVAQLARDFNQLLAAQNGRLERERQFISDASHELRTPIATIRGNIKLIERRGDKHPEVIPESIGFIDQESLRMQHLIENLLHLSRADKATVTLQSLDLAELTTSVVSHYQPLIPQPIELTVPDQPALALGNADMLYQVLTALLDNAHKYSPTDQPIQVTVTQRPGLVSLVVGDNGPGIPESERTHVFERFYRVDASRSTKIEGNGLGLAIVSQLVKLNEGHITITDNLPNGALFTVTLKDTKEN, encoded by the coding sequence ATGCGCACTAACTCTCAGCCACGAACGTACGAAGATATTATCCGCCACTCCGTAACCAGTCTCCTGATGACCATTGGCTTAATCATTGTGCTCACAGTCAGTGTCACCCTAACCGTTGACCAACTTCTCCGTGCCCAGGATCAGGCCCAACAACTGAGTACCAGTTTACAAACGACTCAGGTCAGTAATTTCGAAGACTGGCTTATGGTCAACAAGGGAAGTGGTCTAAACTCACATAACACCTTTGTTCTCGTTAAGAATGCTAAGGGAGAAACCACTTCCTTGTTACCCCACACTGCCGCGCTGGCTAAGGCCAATACCTGGTCAGTGCCGTTCACCCATCTGGTTTATATCAAGGGTTGGGGGCTCTATTTCTCGGAAATGTTAAAGACTCGCTCACAAACCTACTTTCTCTTCATTGGGATGCACGTACTAGTAGGCAACCTTCACGTTTTAATCGCTGTGCTGATTATCGCCATTGGCTTGAGCCTACTGATTGGCTTACTCTACGTTCGACGTTTAGCCAAACGTCTGAGTGCCCCCACCATCGCCCTCGCCAATGCGGCCCAACAAGCGGCGGCCACTCCCGAACTCACCCAGCCAGAATTACCTCAGCCACAGGAACCGGTCGAAGTGGCCCAATTAGCTCGCGACTTCAACCAACTATTAGCTGCTCAAAATGGCCGTCTAGAACGAGAACGTCAGTTTATTTCCGACGCCTCTCACGAGCTCAGAACGCCCATTGCCACGATTCGGGGTAACATTAAACTAATTGAGCGGCGGGGTGATAAGCATCCTGAGGTCATCCCCGAGTCAATTGGCTTCATCGACCAAGAGTCACTGCGAATGCAACATTTGATTGAAAACCTGCTACACTTGTCGCGCGCCGATAAAGCGACGGTCACCCTACAATCCCTTGATTTGGCCGAGCTGACCACCAGCGTAGTCAGTCACTATCAACCCTTGATCCCACAGCCAATCGAGTTAACCGTTCCTGACCAGCCCGCGCTGGCGTTAGGCAATGCTGACATGCTCTACCAAGTGTTGACGGCCCTACTGGATAATGCCCACAAATACTCACCCACTGACCAACCCATCCAAGTCACCGTCACCCAACGACCTGGTTTGGTCAGCCTAGTAGTCGGTGACAACGGCCCAGGGATTCCCGAATCTGAACGCACCCACGTCTTTGAACGCTTCTACCGAGTCGATGCTTCCCGTTCCACTAAGATTGAAGGGAATGGCCTAGGATTAGCCATTGTTTCCCAACTTGTCAAGCTCAACGAAGGCCACATCACCATCACAGACAACCTTCCCAATGGTGCTCTATTTACCGTGACCCTGAAGGACACTAAGGAAAACTAA
- a CDS encoding MFS transporter, with protein sequence MTKTDRIDPRVVGAVLATGLMSLSGVIVETAMNITFPTLMRQFNVTTGTVQWMTTLYLLIVACIVPISSYLKRRFKLKQLFIVANLLFITGLVVDACATSFPWLLTGRAIQGFGTGIALPLMFNIILEQVPLSRIGMMTGIGTLITAIGPAIGPTYGGILVTRLNWRYIFWILLPFLVISFFVGIKTIKQVAPTTHEHFDFLSMMGIIVTFGGLIFGFSSLSSQPFLSWSVGGALLLGVLGLLYFVNRSKRSAHPLIQLAAVTNPAFAWHLAAFFLLQITALGLSFVLPNYLQLVNQQSAFIAGLVVLPGAVIGAAFSPIGGQILDRFGAKRPILLGLTLVAIMLAVMMSFARSLSVLAILGLYVGYMVGIGLAFGNIMTAGLKRLDRNLKADGNALMNAMQQFAGAMGTAIVSAIIGASQAGSVGSTLVKTAAGSQWALLVLLVASVGTLVCMIIGLKLSKVTTVQ encoded by the coding sequence ATGACGAAGACAGACAGAATTGATCCACGGGTCGTAGGTGCCGTATTGGCAACTGGCCTGATGTCCCTGAGCGGGGTCATCGTTGAGACGGCGATGAACATTACCTTCCCGACCTTAATGAGGCAGTTTAACGTAACGACCGGGACTGTGCAGTGGATGACGACCCTGTATCTCCTGATTGTCGCTTGCATCGTCCCAATTTCTTCGTACCTCAAGCGGCGTTTTAAGCTAAAACAGCTGTTTATCGTCGCCAACCTACTCTTTATCACGGGGTTGGTCGTAGACGCTTGTGCAACTAGCTTTCCGTGGCTATTGACCGGCCGGGCTATTCAAGGATTTGGGACGGGGATTGCCTTGCCCTTGATGTTTAACATTATCTTGGAACAGGTACCGCTTAGCCGGATTGGTATGATGACGGGAATTGGTACCCTGATTACCGCCATTGGGCCAGCCATTGGCCCCACGTATGGTGGAATCTTAGTTACCCGTTTAAATTGGCGATATATTTTTTGGATTCTCCTGCCCTTCTTAGTGATTTCATTCTTTGTCGGAATTAAGACCATTAAGCAGGTGGCACCAACCACGCATGAGCACTTTGATTTTTTGAGCATGATGGGGATTATTGTGACGTTTGGTGGTCTCATCTTTGGCTTTAGCTCGCTGAGTAGTCAGCCGTTTCTCAGCTGGTCGGTGGGCGGTGCGCTCCTACTGGGAGTTCTCGGCCTATTGTACTTTGTCAATCGTTCGAAGCGGAGTGCCCACCCGTTGATTCAGCTGGCAGCCGTCACTAATCCAGCGTTTGCCTGGCACTTGGCGGCTTTCTTCTTGCTACAGATCACGGCGCTGGGGCTGTCATTTGTCCTGCCAAATTACCTCCAATTGGTTAATCAACAGTCCGCCTTTATTGCGGGTCTGGTTGTCTTGCCGGGGGCAGTTATTGGGGCTGCTTTTTCACCAATTGGCGGGCAAATTTTGGACCGCTTTGGTGCTAAACGGCCAATCCTATTAGGTTTGACGCTGGTCGCTATTATGCTGGCAGTAATGATGAGCTTCGCCCGCAGCCTGTCCGTTTTGGCAATTCTGGGCCTCTACGTGGGTTACATGGTTGGCATTGGTCTGGCATTTGGGAATATTATGACCGCTGGCTTGAAGCGTTTAGACAGAAACTTAAAGGCGGATGGTAATGCGCTAATGAATGCCATGCAGCAATTTGCCGGTGCCATGGGGACGGCAATCGTGTCGGCCATCATTGGTGCCAGTCAGGCGGGAAGTGTGGGCAGTACGCTCGTGAAGACGGCGGCTGGTTCACAGTGGGCCCTGCTGGTCTTATTAGTGGCGAGTGTTGGAACGCTGGTATGCATGATTATTGGACTGAAATTGAGTAAAGTGACGACCGTCCAGTAA
- a CDS encoding MarR family winged helix-turn-helix transcriptional regulator, with amino-acid sequence MANRRLGAWLRDAEHQMNQEMNDFARDYGLTGMQMSVIDYLGRRGDAVTYQVDVEREFHVQRSTASLLVRRMVERDLVKRVVATIDSRKRQLQLTAKGQELVPIVTAHLVQQDAKMVAGLSVSEAAAFQRALIQISHWHHSTSEEE; translated from the coding sequence TTGGCGAATCGAAGACTAGGGGCTTGGCTGCGAGATGCCGAGCACCAAATGAATCAAGAAATGAATGACTTCGCGCGCGACTATGGGCTCACGGGGATGCAAATGTCCGTCATTGACTACCTCGGTCGACGAGGGGATGCGGTGACCTATCAGGTGGACGTTGAACGGGAGTTTCACGTTCAACGGTCGACAGCATCACTGCTAGTGAGACGGATGGTTGAACGAGACTTGGTGAAACGGGTCGTGGCAACGATAGATAGCCGCAAACGGCAGTTGCAGCTGACTGCGAAGGGCCAAGAACTGGTCCCCATCGTCACCGCACACCTGGTACAACAGGATGCCAAGATGGTTGCAGGGTTGTCAGTCAGTGAGGCGGCCGCTTTTCAACGCGCGTTGATTCAGATTTCGCATTGGCATCATTCAACATCAGAGGAGGAATAA
- a CDS encoding thiamine pyrophosphate-binding protein yields MTKMIAGQALVKVLEAWDVNHIYGIPGGSINHTVEGLYLEKDKVDYIQVRHEEVGALAAAADAKFTGKVGVAFGSAGPGATHLFNGLYDAKMDHVPMLALVGQVPQPTMNTNYFQEMDETPMFGDVAVYNRTATTAEQLPYMVNQAIREAYRQKGPAVVIIPEDLSAKEIDYEPVKTPNVVSNTYTQVIDPTAVQETLKLLKQAKHPLVYAGRGLLGARTELVKFSEQFNVPVLNTVPATGVIPTDNPNAIGTFGRLGSKSGFEALQHTDLILFLGSEFPFAQFWPKNIKIIQVNNNSFDIGKMVPVDYAVLSDAKSYLQAMIATGETLPATDWLTANRQNKQNWNAWLAEQAADDSKGLAPEAVTQKIASMVGPKDTYGVDTGNVSEWAVRGLPMDKEQRFALSGLFATMGYGLPAGLAGALSVPDAQAWSLSGDGGFAMVAPDIITEARYQLPVINVVFSNRRFGFIYREQVDTKQHLYGVDLTDADWAKVAEGLGGIGFTVTNNVEVERVFDQIKDLQAQGNQKPIVVNAVIKDDDPIGTAFMPLDPELYGEDTVKAYAEANNIDVAKQPSLGALLRAKGDNL; encoded by the coding sequence ATGACAAAAATGATTGCGGGACAAGCGTTAGTAAAGGTTTTAGAAGCATGGGACGTGAACCACATTTATGGGATTCCTGGTGGTTCAATTAACCATACGGTTGAAGGGTTGTATCTTGAAAAAGATAAAGTTGATTATATTCAGGTGCGTCATGAAGAAGTTGGTGCTCTAGCCGCAGCCGCTGATGCAAAGTTCACTGGTAAGGTTGGCGTTGCCTTTGGGTCAGCGGGTCCCGGTGCAACACACTTGTTCAACGGTCTCTATGATGCCAAGATGGATCACGTCCCAATGCTAGCCTTGGTTGGGCAAGTGCCTCAGCCAACGATGAATACGAACTACTTCCAAGAAATGGATGAAACGCCTATGTTTGGTGACGTTGCGGTGTACAACCGGACGGCCACGACGGCGGAACAGCTGCCATACATGGTCAACCAAGCCATTCGAGAAGCTTACCGGCAAAAGGGGCCAGCGGTCGTCATCATCCCTGAAGATTTATCCGCTAAGGAAATTGACTACGAACCTGTCAAGACACCTAACGTTGTTTCCAACACATACACTCAAGTTATCGATCCAACCGCTGTTCAGGAAACGCTTAAGCTGTTGAAGCAGGCTAAACACCCGTTGGTATACGCGGGCCGCGGTTTACTGGGGGCTAGAACAGAGCTGGTCAAGTTCAGTGAGCAATTCAACGTACCAGTTTTGAATACGGTGCCAGCGACGGGGGTGATTCCTACCGACAATCCTAATGCCATTGGGACGTTTGGTCGGCTAGGGTCGAAGTCTGGTTTTGAAGCTTTACAGCATACCGACTTGATTCTCTTCCTGGGTTCCGAATTTCCATTTGCCCAGTTCTGGCCAAAGAACATCAAGATCATCCAGGTTAACAATAATTCATTTGATATTGGGAAAATGGTTCCCGTTGATTACGCCGTTCTCAGTGATGCGAAGAGCTATCTGCAGGCGATGATTGCTACGGGTGAGACGTTGCCAGCAACCGATTGGCTGACGGCTAACCGGCAAAATAAGCAGAATTGGAATGCCTGGTTGGCAGAGCAAGCCGCCGATGATAGCAAGGGCCTGGCTCCTGAAGCAGTTACCCAAAAGATTGCTTCAATGGTGGGACCTAAAGATACGTACGGTGTCGACACTGGAAACGTCTCCGAATGGGCTGTTCGTGGACTACCAATGGATAAGGAACAACGGTTTGCGTTGTCTGGATTGTTTGCCACGATGGGTTATGGTCTGCCGGCTGGGTTAGCTGGTGCGTTGAGTGTTCCTGATGCTCAGGCCTGGTCACTGTCAGGTGACGGTGGTTTCGCCATGGTGGCACCAGATATTATCACGGAAGCCCGGTACCAGCTGCCAGTGATCAACGTGGTCTTTAGTAACCGGCGCTTTGGATTCATTTACAGAGAACAGGTCGACACGAAGCAACACTTGTACGGGGTCGACTTGACTGATGCTGATTGGGCTAAGGTTGCCGAAGGTCTGGGTGGTATTGGCTTCACGGTTACCAACAACGTTGAAGTGGAACGAGTCTTTGATCAAATTAAAGACCTGCAAGCTCAAGGCAATCAAAAGCCAATCGTGGTCAATGCCGTTATCAAGGATGATGACCCAATTGGAACAGCCTTCATGCCACTGGATCCTGAATTGTACGGTGAAGACACAGTGAAGGCCTACGCTGAAGCAAATAACATCGACGTCGCCAAGCAGCCATCCTTAGGTGCACTGTTACGGGCTAAGGGTGACAACTTATAA